tcagtaggaccagatgacataccagtagaagcatggagatgtttaagagCGATggcaagattgtttaacaagattctggaaggtaagaggatgcctgaggaatggagaaggagtgtgctggtaccgatctttaagaataattgagatgtgcagacctgcagtaactacagggaaataaagatgatcagtcacaccatgaagttatgggaaagagtagtggaagccaggctgggagaagaagtgaccatctgtgagcaacagtatggtttcatgccaagaagagcaccacagacgcattatttgctttgagaatgttgatggagaagtatagagatggtcagaaggagtttgtggatttagagaaagcatacgacagggtggaaagaggagttgtgatattgtatgaggaagtcaggtgtggcagagacgtatgtgagggtggtacagaacatgtatgaggacattgtgacagcagtgaagtacAGTAGGAACAACAAActagttcaaggtggaggtgggattgcatcaaggatcggctttgTGCCCTTTACTGTTTGCAGAGGTGATAGACAGGTTAAGGGACAATGCCAGACAGGAAACTCCGTGGACTATgttgtttgcggatgatattgtgatttgtggtgagagtagggagcaggttaaaaAGAGCCTGCAGAtttggaggtacgtgctggagagaaggggaatgccACTgtggagcagctgaaagaagaaaactaTAATATACTGCATTCCCTCTATACACAGAGTACAGTTTTTAGTtctgctgagatgtttctgttGGCCTCAAGACAATGCTGCAtctttatgaaataaaaagcttttgatCAAATTAGATCCTACAAAAAAACGAAAGTTCGCCTCTATTAAGCCTCAATCATTTTCCAGGCCCTAAGTGGCAGCTGTTCTGATGTGTGTGCCAAGTTCTGTACGTTCCTTTCATGTTGCTTTTTACCATTTATTTCAGACCTGCCACcagttctgttttctttttacttttcagaCTTGAATGAAACTCTGcatcttctctcttttttagaCTCACCCAGGTACCAGTGTGACTACAATAGACTTGTATGATGACATGGCCAGCCTGACGCCCCTTTGGCTACAAGTCAGTGGTTTCAGTAAACAAATCAAATCCATCATGGAGAACGCTAAAGATGGCATCCATCTCATCTGTTTCTCACAAGGTCTTTTACAACCACCCTTCATCACCTCCATTTTTCAGGCATTCCTTTTCTGTTtggtttaaatttttaatttaaacaatgtTTCTGTCATTTATGATTCAAAGTCATTAATaagtattgagtatagagtgTCTGTCAGAAGTCCGGaaggttttattgtttttgacaCATGCATGCTTCTTTTGTTTACATGCAGCAACCTATTTACTCTGACTAAACAAATATAAGGATGAATAACAGCTCTACACACTTTTGGCATCCTgatattcagctgaaatacttttctTTGCCTCTTGTTTAACTTTCCCAAGTTTACTCTTTACTAGTTAGAGATTCCTTGATGGATAACTCTTCAGCCGAGTGCTTACTCCCAGGTGATTTGCATCTCaggttttgggtcattgtcttattgtatggtgaagttggttccaattagctgcagtccagactgAATTGCATGGTgctggaatggtagccatgttggttcagtattcctttcagccagaataagtctccaactttcactgctccaaaacaacctcaaaACATTAAGCTTTGGAAACCATTAATCACTGAATAGTATACAATTACTTGCAAGAAGAAGGAGCATTTATTAGATCAATGGTAACATTAGCATGCTGTTTTGGAGCTGATGGGCAAAACACATGTTTGATGTAacgtttataatatttttaaataattatactttGTCACCACTATAAATTAGGTTTAAATTTTAGCcttgaaaaataataacaaattaattgatatttacatatattttctaaatctaaGCTCtgtatgctaaaaaaaatgattgtgcAGGGGGTCTGGTGTGCCGAGGGATTATTGCCACCCTTCCCAAACACAATGTCCACTCTCTGATCTTTTTGTCATCACCGCTGTCTGGCCAGTATGGAGGTTGGTACAGATTCTCATCATGTTTACTACCCACCTGTATCTTTTTAAACCATGacatcatatatacagtatatatatatatatatatatatatatatatatatatatatatatatatatatatatatatatatatatatatatattaacgtGTGCGTGTTCGTGTATAGGGCCTATCTTCCCAGGCTGTATAAACGACTGCGTTTATAAACTGTGCTATAGCGTCCTTGGTCAACAAATTTCGATCTGCAACTACTGGAACGGTAAGAGGTTCAGATTGGCATCTTTTTAGCATTTTGATGAAAAAATTTTAATGCTACATTTTAGAGCATCCAGTGCTTCATATACATGTCCATTCTAAACCTCAACCCTGTTTGCCTCTTTTTGGTGGCCCTTTAACTTTAGATCCACACCAGAGAGAGGAATACTTGTCGAACAATAAATATCTTCCTCAAATTAATGGCGAGATCTACCACTCTAAATTACCAGGTACTGACAATGGAATGCTGTGTTTGGGAGGTatcttattaatattaaatctgTGTTAAAAATCATCACTGTACTTTTTATTTCACAGTGTTTTTGACACTGTTTAAACTTGCATGCCTCAGTCGCCTAAAGCCATGTTCACAAAATCTTGGCTTTGTTCTTAGAGTGGAGAGAGCACTTTTTAGGAATTAAGAAGTTGGTGCTTATTGGAGGACCAGATGATGACGTTATTACACCCTGGCAGTCAAGGTAACACGTTTTCTATTGAATTGCATGACATGGAagatttaatataaatccaGTTACATGATATTTCACTGCATTTACTATGAAGAAAGGATTCAGTCACAACACAGCTGTTTTGTAATGTTCAAGTTAAATGCCATAGCGTTGTTTTAATGGTTAAACTGGTATTCAGAAGTCTGTAATAAATTTGAGGAATACAGAAAGTGACATTTcaacacatgtagtgggattgTGCACAACAAATCATTATGAAAACATGTATGATGCcaccaaatataaaaaaaaaatagatggacTTTTTGTGAGAAATTAAATCTataatcagaattttttttctttcctaacaGTCAGTTTGGATTTTATGACAGCAGTGAAACTGTGGTTGAAATGAAACACCAGGATGTGAGCAAAAATTTATCATTAatccatttatattttcatagtGTTAATCTGTCATCTGTACTGAGAATTGATTTTTCTGTCTTTAGTGGTATGTGAGAGATGTGTTCGGGCTGAAAACACTAGACTCCAGAGGAGACGTTGACCAGTGTGTTGTCTCGGATGTCAAGCACGTCTTCTGGCATtcaaatttcactgtgtacaAAACCTGCATAGAGAAGTGGCTCACATAAGTAAAATAAGTTTTGATGCACACAAATGAACCAtgatatttgcattttgttgcatttaCACTGCTTACCTGCTTTgtgatttaaagaaaaatgattGTGCAAAGAATATCAATGCTATGTTATATTTCTATGTGAAATTATATGAAAAAACAGGAATATTATTGAAcaggaatatttttttctacattagACTGCATTAAGcttgctataaaaaaataaaatataaaaagaaatccaatgtgcaaatcctttttgcttcttttttcattaaatattagACTGTTCCATTTTtctcaaaagtaaatattgtctttttaattataaGTTCTTTATCAAAACATCTTGATCTGCAACTTCTGAACTGTAAGGTTGTTGGGCGTGTTCACACTGGGCTGAAAATGTCGGCAATGTGAATGATCTCTATAAATGTAGGTCAGGAGTTTTATAGCTTTATCTAAAGCAAATCTGAACTCAATTATAATGTTCTGCCACAAATAACACTATCAAtcttacactacacactaaaaatattacaaatgtcTGAACAGATAGTGACTGCATTACAGAAAACCTTATTAGCATTCTGAATGTCTGAATGGAaatttctttttgtatatattaaagATTAAATTTAACATTAGTTGCATTAACTTCTTAAACATTGTTGattcttaaaacattttaataatttagtgATTTAACTATTATCATTAATAACAATACAAGTATACGTTTCCTTATTGctttttaatgaatgtatttaaagGTAGACTAGTTTTTAGTGTAAAAtagtacaaaaaaatacaacaaaaggtATACTTGTattgttataaattataattaaatcacTAAATTATCAAAAGGTTTTAAGAATCAAGAATGAAATCATTCttagtgtatttgtatttgctgGACAGCTTGTGCACATTTTCACTGCTCAGAGGCTTCATATTTATTTGCTCTTCATATGcacagtctatctatctatctatctatctatctatctatctatctatctatctatctatctatctatctatctatctaaattgtctgtctgtctgtcagtctgtctgtctgtaactCGGCGTGGCAGCTGCAGCCTctggacgaaaaaaaaaaaacaggtaagaTCGTGATGACGTCAACAGGCCAGGTAGCGTAGCGCGCTCAATCAGGTCTGCGGCGCATGCGCAACCACGAGCTCCCGGAGGAGATTTCTGAACGACTTTCTCTCTAAACCTGTAAGTTCACCTGTTGGTTCCAGATTACGCGACACAATTTCTTTTGTGAGTTTTGCGTTTTATAGGCGTGCGTAGTAAAGTTTAGAAAGTTGGACGCTTGTGGTGTTCGTGTTCGGTCTTCATATGGGGCTTTGTGACTGCTCTGATCTCACTTCACAGGAGGTTTGTGTGCCGCACCATTCCTCCTGCTCATTTATTCCCAGCTCGGGGTTTGTCCTCAAATCTTGACGTCTCGCATTGGGAAAGCTAAAGCTTGGCGTGACGAGTTTGTCACTGAAAACCAATCGAGGAATGCGTTTTATTTGCACTTTAATATTATGTCTTGATATGTGCGTATAATATCGCTTTATTGTAACTGTATAAACTGctcttatatacacatttttatcgCTTTATAGTTCAGAGGCCGATTTCAGAGACTTCAGACGAACCGAGTCATGTTGCCAGATTGCGCATTATCCTTTATCGTTGGGTGTTTTTGAACACATTATGTGAATATTTAATTAGATTATGTTAAAAAGTATGTTCTTTTAAACATCCCACTtcagaaaatacaaataatccGATTAGACGCTTTTAAAAATCAAGGTCGTAAAGTGGTTATTggcccaatctggcaacccaagGTCGACGTGTCCGTGTCCACACAGTAAACAGCAGGTTTGTTTGGACAGAGCAGGAGAGTTGTCATCTACACTGCCTGCTTTCATTGCACATTACACTGCATGTTCTGTGTAGTACACgctttctgtttttaatgtacCTTTCCGCATGTTGCCTGAAAAGCCCCTGATCCAACAGATTTCTCACATTTATGCTTTTGTCTCATTTTTCTTGATCTCCTGCAGGTCCCATTTCAAGCAGGATGACTTCTAGGAGGAAGATTGAAGCATGTCGTATATGTGGAGGCGACCTGCAGGGGAATCAACGCCGCTGGCTTTTTTCAGCTCAAAATAAGAAAGGGGCCCAGAATCAGAGTTCATCTGTCCTGCTGTCACCAACCTGGTCTGCCCAGAGCAGTCCATGGGGTAtggagaatacacacacacctacacaaaaGTTCTGTTTGATGCGACTAGATTTAGAATTATCAGTTTTTGAAGGTAATAATAAATTATCAAGAAACCAATACAGGGAATACTTCAGCATTACTTAATTTAATCTCTATCTAATGCTTCagtatgtacaaaaaaataataattttcagtCCTCGTTATTTTATGTTTGATTTTTACAGAGTAAAGAACAGAAACCTCTTGTAATTCAACCTCAATGTTTAAAGGGTCATTATTTGTTGAAATATACTTTCTGGACTATTGACATCATTTATGTTTTCAGAGACAGAACAACTTCTCTAGGAGCAATAGTTTGTTGTTATGCattatatatgcaaatatgcaaatttttctagagaataataataatcagtgcattttagaaaattattttaatttattggtTTGGGGTCAAATTACTTTTTGGCATGATGATGTTACCCAAGGATTCAAGATCATCCTAGGTTGCTTGTAAGTCAGTCAAAGCATTGATAGAAAGCATTGCCTTTTGGGCATTCTCCCAGTTTTGGAAAGTtggacaaaacaaaatgcagaaGAACCTTTTTTAgtgtaatatatatgttttttttgtttaaactcttagactttttaaaattgtatttaaattggATTTTTATTCACTTAAAAGGAAATGTGTAATTTATTGTTTGGAgaaattctgtttacatttagaATTAAAAACAGCTATTTGTTCAAATATTGTATTACATGTAATGTATATACTTTAACTTTTGCAGAACACTTGGGTTTAAATATGTAGTATGTTTAAAAGCTAAACATTTGAAATTCCTAATTGCTAAACCTTgcatgttgttttcttttcttttaggcAGTACATTGTCTCTTGGATCCTCAAGTTCACCATACAAGTCTTATACCCTTCCCACCCCCAATAAAGGACTGGACTTGCTTGCTGTGCTGACACACATATTGGGGCAGTCTGTAACACGGGAAAATGGAAAAGGGGAATTTATATGTGGcaaatgtgtgtctgtgcttGAGCGAGTGTTTAAGTTTGACACAGTCATCGCCAGAGTTCGGGTTTTATCCAGGGAGAGGCTTCAGAAACTGACCAAGGAAAGAGATTGCTTGAGACGGTGGGTATGGAATATTTATAGACAACACCATCCGTTTGTCCTTAAGAGCAGAGGAAGCTCCAGTGAAGATGAGGTCGAGCTGGGAGAAAAGGACTCTGGGAAAGCGTACCGAGAGATGCTGAGTGACAACATGGCTCTCGCTGCGTATGAATGCTGGTCTGAGAAAACTGAGTCATGTCCATATTTTAAGAGAACCGGTAAAAGATGCGGCAAATTGAAAAACTGCGAGTGTTGTGACTCCTTAAGGGTTTCCGATGCCAATTACGAATTTATTTGTGGAGTTCCTCGCAACTTACCTGAGCAAGCCCTGTCCCCAATCGGCATGCCTCTTAACTGGCCCCGAAGTCCATCGATGCGCTCCAGTCCTGCCTCCTTAGCTGGTTCCTGCCATTCACTAAAAGCACGATCTCGTACAGCTTCAGCACCTTCGCTCGACTCTGTAGATGGTTATGATCCATTTGACTGGCCAGATGAGCATTTTGTCATCTTGGACTCCATCCTTGATAAGCTGAAAAGTATAGAGGGAAAGCCAGTCAGGTCTCCAGCAGGAAGTCGCATACCAATTTTAGCAAAAGGACAAAATAGCTGTGGTGCAGATGGATTGCCTTCGATCGGGGTCACACGGGTGCTGAATTTTGTACAGCGAGATGAACGAGATAAGGAAGATGTGAATGGAGAGAGTGACGATGTACTGACTGAATTGAGGGATGATTTTATGCCACTGCATAAAGAGGTGAGGAAATGgtttttgatatatatatatatatataatgtcacACTGTATTAAATTTTGGAAGTcttgctgctgctgttattcCACATGAATGCAGGTCATAGTTTTCTGTTTAAGAAACACAGTGATGTatttaagaatttaaaaaatacattatttgagTCTATAAACTATGGTATCGCttatatttttagaaatataaaatagtttatCAGGGAAATATTTTGGGCTTTACAGTTAGACTGCTTCATAAATTTTAGTCAATCATTGTCACAATGTTGCCATCTGTGACACAAGGTCTTTACCTGTTAAAcaataatcattaataaatatttctatatataaagTAGTTCAATCATCTGCCTGATAGTGGTAAAAAAGCCATTTATATCTTTACAGCATACAATGTATTGTAAAGCCTATATGAGTCATAAACTAACTTAAGTACACCTAGTATTGACTCTGCAAAGCTCTGGAACTATACAGATTTTTTCTGTCCAGAAAAGTTAGTTTATCTTCATGGTTGCCATGGTGTGTTTTACACATCGCTCTACAATCTCTCACTAATGTTCAGTTGAGTTGAGGTGTGGCGACTGTGAAGGCCATAgcacatgatttacataatgtCAACCCTTTATCTCTTGTATTTGGTGGGAGGACAAACCTCTGATCAGGATACAAATTTCATCATAGGATAAAGGTGCTCAGTGACCCTTCCTCCCTaaactgacaagtggaccttaaATATACTAGGAAACAGCAGCAGTACAACAGTGCCACTGGTTTTCCAGTGAACTGTTTAATTATATTCTGAAATATAAATCACTGCTACAAAAATCTCCCCAAAAACTTTGTTCACTTGACCAGGACTAATCgtattatacagtatagtgATTGTAACAAATTCTTCCAAGCTACatacacagtaaaaactgtattttataGTGATATatttgttcaaatatttactcttgttttattttaggtAACCACAAACAAAGTGCACTTTGTAGTCAAGCAGTTACGAGAGCAGCTGGATGAAGCACAAGCTCGAATCAGGACGTTGGAAGCGGGGCTTCAGAACAGCAACCTTTCAGTTCCCAGTAAGACCAGTCAGTCAAAGCAGTCACTACCAGAGGTAAGAATTATGGTATCAAACAGCAATTTACTAATTACATGATGTTCCACTACTGGTGTGTTTAGGCAGCCTCTATGggaattatatttgtttacacaGTACATGTTGTACTGTGAGCTGTGAAATGATTCACTGGGTATttgtaaaaaggtaaaaatgaataaacaaacaacagaaaataaaatatggttATGTTCTAGCATTTAAAAGATTCAGCACACTAACAGATAAACGAATagccttaaaaaataaaaataaaaatagaatcagAGCCATGCTGTTAATTacacaatgttgaaaatatatCAGTAAATCACACTGTGAGGTAATAAACCACCAAAAATCTTCACTTTGGAATCCCAGTGCTGTTTATGCTCTTCCAGGTGCTGTTCAAGATTTGTATTCATCATtctgtaatgtatttattttacttaacaCATTTGTTGTTGTCATATGACTGACCTGACActtgatgaatggatggaacAGTGACAGCAACTTTTTGTAGGTGTGCTGTGAACATAAGATCTATCAAATGTAGAACAGGTTTTGTCGGTCCTGCAGCCTGCTCTTTCTCGCTAATGCAGAAATATCAAGCGTTCTTTGTATTATCTATAATATATTACCCTTGAACTGCTGTTGCTATGGTGTATTTAATCACGAATTAACATATTGTTTCTAAGTACTTTGAATTGGCCTATTTTTTCAAACTGAGTTGCATCAGGTGTATAAGGCACGTATGGGTGTGTGTAAATGCTGTGGGTGTGGTGTCAGGTGAGGAATTGCACAAATGCAGGTACACAAAACAATAACACATTAAGCACATGCACTCCTGTTTGTGGAATCTTCCTTAGCAGGAGGTGTTTGTTCTGAGCGTAGGCTGAGTTCATTAATCAATAACCAGAGGTTCCATTGCCAAACAACAAACATGTGACCCACCTGTCCTGTAggtataaatgtttgtgtggcAGTGAAGTGTTAATGTATCATTTTTCACAGTTGAATTTTGctgtttaaagaaaatgtgcGCATATAACGAAGTATTCAGAAACactaataaattttttttttaatacatttcttttgctATGACTAATGGATATGCTTCTGTGTGCCTCCGGATCTTTTGCAGTATCCTAAGAGCAGCTCGGAGGACGAAAATGGACTGATCCGGAATCTTAGCCATTCACTGCAAAGCAAAGACAGAGTTATTCAGGTTGCTCCAAAAATTCAGCATAGCGATTAAGTTTTTAAGTTCGTTTTAGCATCTCGCCTCAGGTAACTGACTTGTGATTGATTCTAAGCTTTCCTTTCAACAGGAATGCGTGGCTTTGATCCGAAAGCTGTGTTTGGACCTTGGCTCAGGGTTAGAGGAAGCTGATAAACTCATCAGCTATGTAACAGTAAAACTGACCAGTTCACACTCAGATCAAGAGGTGAGCAATGTGCAAGTAAAgttttcataatattttatggattaaaatgtactgtatgtatttgtcTACAAGCAATAATATCAAGTATACAACATTGATGCAATATCTTTAAACAGCTAAAGATTTGTTggtctaatttttttttcttttattttttataaacattatttaagaTTACTGCATACCATGTCCAATTACCATGTGCTACACATTAATCACACAATATTTCACATATATTCATTTGGATAATTCTTGaatgaaattaaacattttcaagaGAGCTTTATGTCAAATCTATGCACTTGAATTATCTTTTGTTAGAGGAACAGGCTTCTAGTacttaaaagaaaatcttatCTTGACTGGAAATTAGGGGGTCCTAGAAGCTGAGCTGACCGAACTGAAGGAGCGAGAAAGAAGCCTGCAGAAAGAGCTGGAGGTGTTGCAGGAGGCAAACAGCAGTCAGGAGAGAGATCTCCTCACTCTAAACAGTGTTCTCCAGACTAACCAggatgtcataaatgtaaagcaAACACATGATTTAGGCCAAACAAATTCACACAATCTTATTATGCAAATGACATGTCTTATTCAGAATTTCCTTTTCGGTTTTAGCATTTGCGAGTAGAACTGACAGAAAAGACTCAAACACTGCAGGACTTGCAGAAAGAGAGGGGGTTATGGAAAAAGCGGGACTCAGCCCTGGAAAAAGTGTTGCAGGAAAAAGAAGCTCTCATCACTCGTCTGCAGCAAACAATAGAGAGCTCTCATAAAGATGTTCAGGTTCTTTCTCTTAAGAAATCTGTTGTTATTAATGCTATAAGCAGTGGAAACGTGACACCAAGTTCAAATGACTTACAACATTCTTGTGGTTCACAGACACTTTCAGATTCTCTGATTAGTCGGGGATTGcaaggaggtggagctgaggGTGCTTTGGCCCAACAGGTGCTAGAGCAGGAGTCCCTGCTTTCAGGCTGCCTCAAAGATTGGGAATCAAACACTGCCACCACAAGGCAGGAAGTGTCAAAACTCTGCACAGCTTTAGAAGAAGCTGGGGCTGTAATACAGGTATGGTGGCTAagtgaaaaactttttttttttttttaaaaagcacagaaaTCTCATCTGTTGCACATTTCGCAAACACACagttcatatttataaaaataaaaaaaatggaaaaatgccACATTTTTACCATCTGCCAGAGTTGTGCCaaggtgtatatataagtaataataaacaaacagtaTGATATTTGCTACCTTATGTGGGATTAGCAGTTTTCTAATTTTAACTGACACTCCCTTATtaagaaacacaaata
The DNA window shown above is from Silurus meridionalis isolate SWU-2019-XX chromosome 12, ASM1480568v1, whole genome shotgun sequence and carries:
- the LOC124394724 gene encoding lysosomal thioesterase PPT2-like isoform X1, which gives rise to MSGHTARCLKMRDSLHFMYCVVLWTAVFVIVDGYRPVVIVHGLFDGPKQFINLTNFINKTHPGTSVTTIDLYDDMASLTPLWLQVSGFSKQIKSIMENAKDGIHLICFSQGGLVCRGIIATLPKHNVHSLIFLSSPLSGQYGGPIFPGCINDCVYKLCYSVLGQQISICNYWNDPHQREEYLSNNKYLPQINGEIYHSKLPEWREHFLGIKKLVLIGGPDDDVITPWQSSQFGFYDSSETVVEMKHQDWYVRDVFGLKTLDSRGDVDQCVVSDVKHVFWHSNFTVYKTCIEKWLT
- the LOC124394724 gene encoding lysosomal thioesterase PPT2-A-like isoform X2, yielding MSGHTARCLKMRDSLHFMYCVVLWTAVFVIVDGYRPVVIVHGLFDGPKQFINLTNFINKTHPGTSVTTIDLYDDMASLTPLWLQVSGFSKQIKSIMENAKDGIHLICFSQGGLVCRGIIATLPKHNVHSLIFLSSPLSGQYGGCINDCVYKLCYSVLGQQISICNYWNDPHQREEYLSNNKYLPQINGEIYHSKLPEWREHFLGIKKLVLIGGPDDDVITPWQSSQFGFYDSSETVVEMKHQDWYVRDVFGLKTLDSRGDVDQCVVSDVKHVFWHSNFTVYKTCIEKWLT
- the si:ch73-95l15.5 gene encoding uncharacterized protein si:ch73-95l15.5 → MTSRRKIEACRICGGDLQGNQRRWLFSAQNKKGAQNQSSSVLLSPTWSAQSSPWGSTLSLGSSSSPYKSYTLPTPNKGLDLLAVLTHILGQSVTRENGKGEFICGKCVSVLERVFKFDTVIARVRVLSRERLQKLTKERDCLRRWVWNIYRQHHPFVLKSRGSSSEDEVELGEKDSGKAYREMLSDNMALAAYECWSEKTESCPYFKRTGKRCGKLKNCECCDSLRVSDANYEFICGVPRNLPEQALSPIGMPLNWPRSPSMRSSPASLAGSCHSLKARSRTASAPSLDSVDGYDPFDWPDEHFVILDSILDKLKSIEGKPVRSPAGSRIPILAKGQNSCGADGLPSIGVTRVLNFVQRDERDKEDVNGESDDVLTELRDDFMPLHKEVTTNKVHFVVKQLREQLDEAQARIRTLEAGLQNSNLSVPSKTSQSKQSLPEYPKSSSEDENGLIRNLSHSLQSKDRVIQECVALIRKLCLDLGSGLEEADKLISYVTVKLTSSHSDQEGVLEAELTELKERERSLQKELEVLQEANSSQERDLLTLNSVLQTNQDVINHLRVELTEKTQTLQDLQKERGLWKKRDSALEKVLQEKEALITRLQQTIESSHKDVQTLSDSLISRGLQGGGAEGALAQQVLEQESLLSGCLKDWESNTATTRQEVSKLCTALEEAGAVIQDQRQTHEQAITELSEQLKDSRRELREIIKDTKQAEQAWRSERVKRDFEEGRLVDCLRKRDKLIEQVLLDAEKRDGMLIELHQDILSKVEPRVGLKHTL